A genomic window from Chthoniobacterales bacterium includes:
- a CDS encoding helix-turn-helix transcriptional regulator, with product MKDPLIHFLKTKRKAADMTQHDLADRAGVGLRFIRDLEQGKQTLRLDKVNQVLALFGHRMGPLPFRPEFDDEKS from the coding sequence ATGAAAGACCCACTGATTCATTTTCTGAAAACCAAGCGGAAAGCTGCCGACATGACCCAGCACGATCTGGCCGATCGGGCCGGTGTCGGCCTGCGCTTTATCCGCGACCTCGAACAAGGCAAGCAGACCCTTCGCCTCGACAAGGTCAACCAAGTTCTGGCGCTGTTCGGCCATCGAATGGGGCCCTTGCCTTTCCGACCGGAGTTCGACGATGAGAAAAGCTGA
- a CDS encoding phosphatidylinositol kinase produces the protein MRKAEVLLHGRAVGILEELERGYRFNYRADYLENPKAEPVSLSLPLRREPFEDKRLFPFFDGLIPEGWLLQIAEATWKIDPRDRMGLLLACCRDCIGAAGVVPINAETGDE, from the coding sequence ATGAGAAAAGCTGAAGTTCTGCTTCATGGCCGTGCCGTGGGCATCCTCGAGGAACTCGAGCGGGGATATCGATTCAACTACCGCGCGGATTATTTGGAGAATCCGAAAGCCGAGCCCGTGAGCCTGTCCCTGCCACTGCGGCGCGAGCCCTTTGAGGACAAGCGGTTGTTTCCATTTTTTGACGGGCTGATTCCGGAGGGATGGCTGCTGCAGATCGCCGAGGCGACATGGAAGATCGATCCCCGTGACCGTATGGGACTCTTGCTGGCCTGCTGCCGGGATTGCATCGGTGCCGCTGGAGTGGTGCCGATCAACGCGGAGACCGGCGATGAATAA